One window from the genome of Dermacentor silvarum isolate Dsil-2018 chromosome 7, BIME_Dsil_1.4, whole genome shotgun sequence encodes:
- the LOC125947070 gene encoding uncharacterized protein LOC125947070 isoform X1, translating into MMAERHIQQKKPSPQVQVSPVGPQSAAEAELLISLEDSDKNERLESSKIFSVVGNEVFLGSGVWLQKSVYEHLMQRPKDGIFVREASVRIFSTAGLFHRSVTGAASNRTKAEAKPPLDAMKYEVLKAFFRHYLESRCSSPAEIATRHSCLGKIVACKIADIMKGQRKNM; encoded by the exons ATGATGGCCGAGAGACACATCCAACAGAAGAAACCTTCACCACAGGTGCAGGTTTCTCCTGTAGG GCCACAGTCCGCTGCAGAGGCCGAACTTCTCATAAGCTTGGAGGATTCCGACAAGAATGAGAGGCTGGAATCTTCAAAGATATTTTCAGTCGTTGGAAATGAG GTGTTCCTGGGTAGTGGCGTGTGGCTGCAGAAATCCGTGTACGAACATTTGATGCAGCGCCCGAAAGATGGCATTTTTGTTCGTGAGGCCAGCGTTCGAATATTTTCGACTGCAGGCCTCTTTCACAGAAGTGTCACGGGCGCTGCATCAAATAGAACTAAAGCGGAAGCCAAGCCACCCTTGGATGCTATGAAATATGAAGTTCTAAAAG CATTTTTCAGGCACTACCTGGAGAGCCGATGCAGCAGCCCCGCAGAAATTGCCACAAGGCATAGTTGCCTTGGCAAAATAGTAGCCTGCAAAATAGCCGACATCATGAAGGGCCAGAGGAAGAATATGTAG